The bacterium nucleotide sequence CCGCGAGATATTAGGCGCATCGCGCCGGACCGTCAATCCAATGCGGGCGAGGCGGTAGACCTCGGCCGTGGCGAGCGGCCGGCCGGTCCGCGCGAGGACGATCGGCCACGAGCGGAGATCTTCGAGCGGCTCGATCTCGTCGCCGCGGCCGATCCCGACCGCCGTGCCGCCGACGAGGAAGAACGGCACGTCGGCCCCGAGGCCCCGTCCCAGTCGCGCCAGCTCCCCCGGCGCGGCGCGCCCGCCGGCGAGCTCGTCGAGCGCGCGGAGCGTCGCCGCGGCGTCCGAAGAACCGCCGCCGAGGCCGGCGCCGGCCGGGATCCGCTTCACGAGGCGGATCGAGATCCGGCCGAGCCCGCCGAACCGCTCGACGTACAGCTTCGCCGCCCGGACGGCGAGGTTCTCGTCGTCGGCGCAGGGGGCGGTCGGCTCGACACGCAGCTCGATCCCGCTCCCCGCCGGATCGAGTTCGACCTCGACGTCGTCGGCCAGGTCCACGCTCTGGAAGACCGTCGCGATTTCGGTGTAGCCG carries:
- the ispE gene encoding 4-(cytidine 5'-diphospho)-2-C-methyl-D-erythritol kinase, producing MTIDGGARRVALAACAKVNLALDLLGPRPDGYTEIATVFQSVDLADDVEVELDPAGSGIELRVEPTAPCADDENLAVRAAKLYVERFGGLGRISIRLVKRIPAGAGLGGGSSDAAATLRALDELAGGRAAPGELARLGRGLGADVPFFLVGGTAVGIGRGDEIEPLEDLRSWPIVLARTGRPLATAEVYRLARIGLTVRRDAPNISRFRRHLREAPSAPPPLSNGLEPAAFRLEPLIPRLIASLAECGGRAGMTGSGSTVFALFEREEDAREAAARTAAAAPQGSFVHCARTIGRAAATRRG